GATGGGAATGGGTTATGTCATGTGGTGTTGGTTTGAGCGTCGGCACGGTGAACTCGGTGGCGGCCGTTGTATCCGGCGGAGTCGAGCAGAGGATACGAATTTGCCGCACCCGGTCCGCGCCACCCGGCACCGACGATAATTTGCCGTTCACGGCCAGCATCCATGATTCCGCTGCTGAAAGCAGTGCGCAGCCGATAGCCGGGCCGCCCATCCTGCCCGACGCCGAAGTCATCGCGACGATGACGAGTTATTTGACCGATGCGATGGATTCGGACGCCGATATCGTATTGGCCTGTCCTGCAATATATTCCGTTCAGGAATTATCCGGGCTGCGGGAGCTGCTCGATGCCGCCGGGTTGGCGCGAATCGCGTTGACACCGGAACCGGTCGCCGCTGCGGCTTGGCTCGAAATGCACTGCGAGTCGGCGAAATCCGCTTCTATCCTGGTCTACGACCTGGGTGGCGGCGGTCTCGACGTCACGGTGCTCCGGTCTGGATCCGATGGCGGCGCCCGGATCGTCGGCCGTCCGGTGCGCTCGTCGGCGTTCGGCGGACGGGCATTCAGCGCGCTGCTGGCCCACTACACCCACGATCTGACCGCCGACACCACCTCACCCGGCCTGCCCGGGGCGCTTCCGGACGCGGAGGTGGCCGGGTTACGGGCCGGATTCGTCCGGTCATCGGTACCGCTGCTGCACGAGTGCATCCGGGCCGCGGGACTGACCGCTGCGGATATCGACCGAATCCTGCTGGTAGGCGGGGCGTCCCGGCCGGCGGAGGTCGCCCAGGTGCTCACGGACGAACTCCGCTGCCCGGTCGTCACCGCGCCCCATCCAGCACACTGCGTCGCCATCGGCGCCGCGGCCCTGGCCGCGCGCGGCCTCGGCGGGGCCGAGTTCGTGATGCCGCCACCACGGACCGGACATCCGGCAAAGCGCATCGCGGCGCTGGCCGGAGCCGCTGCCGTTCTGGCGGCGGTGGGCGTGTCGGCGATGTACGGGGACCTCGGCGAACAGCCCGCGACGCAGGCGCAGGCGCCGGGTGTGGGAACTGTGGCCCCGCTCGGACCGCTCCTTCCCAACCGCGCGGAAGAAGGAAGTGAGCATGCGGACCGCCCCGGCTCGCCCCAGCCGCATGCCGCGCGCTGGAGCACCACCGATCATCCTGGCGGAGATCGGAATTCGACACTCTTTGCGGCGGATGTCGCAGCCTCTCCACGAGCGGACGCGACGCTCGGACCGCCGCATTCGATGCCGGGCACGACCATCGTGGAATCATCCCCTTCTCATCCACCGCGGATGCCGGTCCAGCGGGTGGACACATCGGGATCCGGGGGATCGCGACCGAGAACCGGTGAAGCCGTTGCACTCCCCTCCGACCTCGCCGTACCGACGGCCGGGAGTCTTCGTCCACCAGATGCACCCAACACGTTCGACTACGGA
Above is a genomic segment from Nocardia sputorum containing:
- a CDS encoding Hsp70 family protein — translated: MSVGTVNSVAAVVSGGVEQRIRICRTRSAPPGTDDNLPFTASIHDSAAESSAQPIAGPPILPDAEVIATMTSYLTDAMDSDADIVLACPAIYSVQELSGLRELLDAAGLARIALTPEPVAAAAWLEMHCESAKSASILVYDLGGGGLDVTVLRSGSDGGARIVGRPVRSSAFGGRAFSALLAHYTHDLTADTTSPGLPGALPDAEVAGLRAGFVRSSVPLLHECIRAAGLTAADIDRILLVGGASRPAEVAQVLTDELRCPVVTAPHPAHCVAIGAAALAARGLGGAEFVMPPPRTGHPAKRIAALAGAAAVLAAVGVSAMYGDLGEQPATQAQAPGVGTVAPLGPLLPNRAEEGSEHADRPGSPQPHAARWSTTDHPGGDRNSTLFAADVAASPRADATLGPPHSMPGTTIVESSPSHPPRMPVQRVDTSGSGGSRPRTGEAVALPSDLAVPTAGSLRPPDAPNTFDYGTMSGTGASIDSTTNPSGRIGVGEPVSASSTAGAGAWSHPAVSASRRSGPSTGNDSAARASSRTSGSTASDSRAGTSNRPTGSTARGPHADAANRTGDGTKTDSDASTGSRCGPGAASRAGGNTGSHVGDRAGSDSAGSTGSRPGS